A portion of the Myxococcales bacterium genome contains these proteins:
- a CDS encoding deoxyhypusine synthase family protein, which translates to MAKESAKERGVLRKDFERAKNVHPTGITGKEKPSSIIETMFPAYVGRQERTAFELMRRSVREDCAIFTTFSGAMTPAGLHQSCIIPLIERGLIDCLTTTGANLYHDAHRVIGHRVREIEPNAGDLQYRLARIIRIYDLGFWEETLLETDKLFSAILRRPEFQRKMTTPELHYLLGKAISEIEEALGVKSPSLLSTAYRYGVPIFVGAVQDGSIFLNIVKLKRLLGSEFKLEIDVNDDVFEMGAMQHHCFGTLKKPMAVWILGGGVPKNYTLQGEPLLDQILGVPTTGFDIDVQFCVDPVDNGALSSCPAGEGHTWGKVSAESVATGSVYVHCDVTAVFPWLTYALLSDPTIHRKPRRLYDARKAAVQTLQREIDKRKKKLLPTLEFDVPAPKGKAKAQAKRGAKK; encoded by the coding sequence ATGGCCAAGGAATCCGCAAAAGAGCGCGGCGTACTCCGCAAGGACTTCGAGCGCGCCAAAAACGTCCACCCGACCGGCATCACCGGCAAGGAGAAGCCGTCCTCGATCATCGAGACGATGTTTCCGGCTTACGTCGGCCGCCAGGAGCGGACCGCCTTTGAGCTGATGCGCCGCAGCGTTCGGGAAGATTGCGCCATCTTCACGACCTTCTCGGGGGCCATGACGCCGGCCGGCCTGCACCAGTCATGCATCATCCCGCTCATCGAGCGCGGCCTCATCGATTGCCTCACGACGACCGGCGCGAACCTCTACCACGACGCCCACCGCGTCATCGGTCACCGAGTCCGCGAGATCGAGCCCAACGCCGGCGACCTCCAATACCGACTCGCCCGCATCATCCGCATCTACGATCTGGGCTTCTGGGAAGAGACCCTGCTCGAGACCGACAAGCTCTTCTCGGCCATCCTCCGTCGGCCCGAGTTCCAGCGGAAGATGACGACGCCTGAGCTGCACTACCTGCTCGGCAAGGCCATCAGCGAGATCGAAGAAGCGCTCGGCGTGAAGAGCCCGTCGCTCCTCTCGACAGCCTACCGCTACGGCGTCCCGATCTTCGTCGGCGCGGTGCAGGACGGCTCCATCTTTCTCAACATCGTCAAGTTGAAGCGGCTCCTCGGCAGCGAGTTCAAGCTCGAGATCGACGTCAACGACGACGTCTTCGAGATGGGCGCCATGCAGCACCACTGCTTTGGCACGCTCAAGAAGCCGATGGCCGTTTGGATTCTGGGCGGTGGCGTCCCCAAGAACTACACCCTGCAAGGTGAGCCGCTGCTCGACCAAATCCTGGGCGTGCCCACCACCGGCTTCGACATCGACGTCCAGTTCTGCGTCGACCCCGTCGACAACGGAGCCCTCTCCTCGTGCCCCGCCGGCGAAGGCCACACTTGGGGCAAGGTCTCCGCCGAAAGCGTCGCCACGGGGTCCGTCTACGTTCACTGCGACGTGACGGCCGTCTTCCCGTGGCTCACCTACGCCCTGTTGAGCGATCCGACGATTCATCGGAAGCCGCGCCGCCTCTACGACGCGCGGAAGGCCGCCGTCCAAACGCTGCAGCGAGAGATCGACAAGCGAAAGAAGAAGCTCTTGCCGACCCTCGAGTTTGATGTGCCGGCGCCCAAGGGTAAGGCGAAGGCCCAGGCCAAGAGAGGCGCGAAGAAGTGA
- a CDS encoding tetratricopeptide repeat protein, translating into MATLPRFEVFASAPDADVELTTGALLIAQDLRPALDARLVYETLGELAAPLSGLELGRAPLEEQAAAMAQRLYVAGGFRGNEADYYDPKNSLLPDVLERRVGIPISLAVVYCDVASRLGLRARGVSFPGHFLVRLEPAPGGRPETPVYVDPFFGGRTLDDGRLHDLLRKVAAEGDTLRPEYLEPATTRAILLRMLMNLRGIYLSRGDLARAMLVVDRIATLNPASPGAIRDRGLLSARLGASQAAISDLSRFLELVPDAEDKDELREKISSLASKPQMWS; encoded by the coding sequence ATGGCCACGCTTCCGCGCTTCGAGGTCTTTGCGTCGGCGCCGGACGCTGACGTCGAGCTCACCACCGGCGCCCTCCTTATCGCCCAGGACCTCCGGCCGGCCCTCGACGCAAGGCTCGTCTATGAGACCCTGGGTGAGCTTGCGGCGCCGCTGTCTGGCCTCGAGCTCGGGAGAGCACCGCTCGAAGAGCAGGCCGCGGCGATGGCGCAGCGGCTCTACGTGGCGGGAGGCTTTCGAGGCAACGAGGCGGACTACTACGACCCCAAAAACAGCCTATTGCCCGACGTGCTCGAGCGACGCGTCGGGATCCCGATCAGTCTGGCGGTCGTCTACTGCGACGTGGCCAGCCGCCTCGGCCTAAGAGCCCGCGGCGTCAGCTTCCCGGGTCACTTCCTCGTGCGCCTCGAGCCGGCGCCAGGAGGGCGGCCCGAGACGCCCGTGTACGTCGACCCGTTTTTCGGCGGGCGCACCCTCGATGACGGCCGGCTGCACGACCTCTTGCGAAAGGTCGCCGCCGAAGGCGACACGCTGCGGCCCGAGTACCTGGAGCCAGCCACCACGCGCGCGATCTTGCTGCGCATGCTGATGAACCTCCGCGGCATTTACCTGTCGCGCGGGGATCTCGCGCGCGCGATGCTCGTCGTCGACCGCATCGCGACGCTCAATCCGGCGTCGCCGGGCGCGATCCGCGATCGCGGCCTCTTGTCGGCGCGGCTCGGCGCATCGCAAGCGGCCATCAGCGATCTCTCGCGGTTTCTCGAGCTCGTACCCGACGCGGAAGACAAGGACGAGCTGCGGGAGAAGATCTCGTCGTTGGCCTCCAAGCCCCAGATGTGGAGCTGA